In Spinacia oleracea cultivar Varoflay chromosome 5, BTI_SOV_V1, whole genome shotgun sequence, a single window of DNA contains:
- the LOC110799166 gene encoding syntaxin-124-like yields MNDLFSNSFKRYANLKDQAQRDDLELGSQTGANLDKFFEDVDGVKGDMGNVDKLYKRLQEANEECKIATNAKAVKDLRARMDIDVEQVLKRVKIIKGKLEALDRSNVAHRNLPGCGPGSSADRTRTSVVSGLGKKLKDMMDNFQTLRSKMSAEYKETVERRYFTITGEKAEEETIEKLIESGESESFLQKAIQQQGRGQIMDTVKEIQERHDAIKEIEKNLLELHQVFLDMAALVEAQGQQLNDIASNVNRASSFVSHGANELVVAKDHQKNSRKWTCIAIILGVILVIVILFPILYSTLLVPR; encoded by the coding sequence ATGAATGACTTGTTTTCGAACTCATTCAAGAGGTATGCGAATCTGAAGGATCAAGCACAGCGCGATGATTTGGAGTTAGGGAGTCAGACTGGTGCCAACCTCGACAAGTTCTTTGAGGATGTGGATGGTGTCAAGGGTGACATGGGAAATGTAGATAAGCTTTACAAGAGGCTCCAAGAAGCCAATGAGGAATGCAAGATCGCGACTAATGCGAAGGCGGTCAAAGACCTCAGGGCTCGAATGGATATTGATGTAGAACAAGTCTTGAAACGAGTCAAGATCATCAAAGGGAAACTAGAAGCTCTTGACAGATCCAATGTAGCCCACAGGAACCTACCAGGGTGTGGTCCGGGGTCCTCAGCTGACCGGACACGCACCTCCGTGGTGAGTGGCTTAGGGAAGAAGCTCAAGGACATGATGGATAACTTCCAAACACTTAGGTCAAAAATGTCAGCTGAATATAAGGAGACAGTAGAAAGGAGGTACTTTACCATAACAGGGGAGAAGGCAGAGGAGGAGACTATAGAGAAGTTGATCGAGAGTGGAGAGAGTGAATCGTTCCTTCAAAAGGCTATCCAACAACAAGGAAGAGGTCAGATAATGGACACGGTGAAGGAGATACAAGAGAGGCATGATGCAATCAAGGAGATTGAGAAGAATTTGTTAGAGTTACATCAAGTTTTCTTGGACATGGCTGCTCTTGTAGAAGCTCAAGGCCAACAGCTTAATGATATCGCTAGCAATGTGAATCGGGCTAGCTCTTTCGTGAGCCATGGGGCTAATGAGCTCGTAGTGGCTAAGGATCACCAAAAGAATAGTCGGAAATGGACTTGCATTGCCATCATCCTTGGAGTTATCCTTGTTATAGTTATCTTGTTTCCCATCTTGTACTCTACTCTTCTTGTGCCCCGTTAG
- the LOC110799149 gene encoding ABC transporter A family member 2 isoform X1, giving the protein MGTLNRGVPLMIQQGNALVKKNLWLAMRSKYSSLLQLFAPFIFLLFLFAVDKSRRHPSTSPELRNPPVINTPSSIPPCETKFHIRRPCFDFVWSGNTSLKAHDIVSRIMANNPGRTIPPYKVRSFGTPDEVDAWLYNDPLRCPVALHFVEKTGSVMGYGIQTNYTTTSIRGKSENPTLQFQIPLQIAAERELARSVLADQSFSWTVRLKELPHHAETLGYNSSGLEFLAPLFLFTIAMFPFVFQVTSIVLEKEMKLRQAMNIMGLYDSAYWVSWLVWEIFVILILSLCTLLSGMILQFSFFLHNSFAIMFLLFFLFQLNMTSFAFMLSAFLSKSSSAFRAGFWIFLIGIILQITAIVSGASKKSRMLYFLPPCLLSHALQMLVTATGSDNSPGISWSNRAKCPTGDSDCYYTMNDIYMRLIYTFVCWFLLALYFDNVIPSNNGTKKSLLYFLNPRYWVGIEGNRTSGGICDCFHSESALDNITPGDVDVLEEENDVKQSMRSDEIDPNIAVQIRGLVKTYPGKLNFGCCCKCYKTDPFHAIKGLYINLPQDELFCLLGPNGAGKTTAINCLTGITSVTAGDAIIYRNSIRSSVGMSNIRKLIGVCPQFDVLWNELTGEENLQLFARIKGLQPASITEAVKHSLEGARLTNSAKVRAGSYSGGMRRRLSVASALLGDPKLVILDEPTTGMDPISRRHVWDIIENAKRGRVVILTTHSMEEADILGDRLGIMAKGRLRCIGTSIRLKTRFGTGFSANLSLKNDNSAENSAHKETVKEFFRHNLGVSPKEENNAYLTFEIPRQKEPLLKETLGELQDKQQEFGVADIQLGLTTLEEVFLNIARQAELESAAAEGRTKTLTLSSGTLVQVPVGARYVAIPGSETAENPRGIMVEVHWEQNDSGALCISGHSTERPVPPNVQPSLPVAHPRSLGKPEGTVGRVIDPSQLSDTSFHS; this is encoded by the exons ATGGGAACACTTAACAGAGGAGTACCATTGATGATCCAACAAGGGAATGCTCTTGTGAAGAAGAACCTATGGTTAGCAATGAGGAGCAAGTACTCCTCATTGCTTCAATTGTTTGCACCTTTCATCTTTCTCCTTTTCCTTTTCGCCGTCGACAAGTCTCGCCGTCATCCTTCTACTTCGCCGGAGTTGAGGAATCCTCCGGTGATCAATACGCCGTCGTCGATTCCACCCTGTGAGACCAAGTTTCACATTCGGCGGCCGTGTTTTGACTTTGTTTGGAGTGGTAACACTAGCCTTAAGGCACACGACATTGTGTCACGTATCATGGCTAATAATCCTGGTCGTACCATTCCTCCCTACAAG GTTAGATCATTTGGAACACCAGATGAAGTTGATGCCTGGCTTTATAACGACCCTTTACGTTGCCCAGTAGCTCTGCATTTTGTTGAGAAAACTGGTAGTGTAATGGGATATGGTATTCAAACTAATTATACAACTACATCAATTAGAGGCAAGTCTGAAAATCCCACATTACAGTTTCAAATCCCTCTTCAAATTGCTGCTGAACGCGAACTTGCTAGATCAGTTTTGGCAG ATCAAAGTTTTAGCTGGACTGTGAGATTGAAGGAACTGCCGCACCATGCAGAAACTCTAGGATACAACTCGTCTGGCTTAGAATTCCTTGCACCGTTGTTTTTGTTCACCATTGCCATGTTTCCTTTTGTGTTTCAAGTTACTTCTATTGTCCTGGAGAAAGAAATGAAACTACGGCAg GCAATGAACATAATGGGGCTCTATGATTCTGCGTATTGGGTCTCGTGGCTTGTTTGGGAGATCTTTGTCATTCTCATTTTATCACTTTGTACTCTCCTATCTGGGATGATATTACAGTTCAGTTTTTTCTTGCACAACAGTTTTGCAATAATGTTCCTTCTTTTCTTCCTGTTCCAATTGAATATG ACCAGTTTCGCCTTTATGCTATCTGCTTTTCTGAGCAAGTCATCTTCTGCATTCAGAGCAGGATTCTGGATTTTTCTCATTGGAATAATATTACAG ATTACTGCTATAGTATCTGGTGCCTCCAAGAAATCAAGGATGCTATACTTTCTCCCACCATGTTTACTATCGCATGCACTCCAGATGCTTGTCACCGCAACTGGATCAGATAACAGTCCCGGGATTAGCTGGAGTAATCGAGCAAAGTGTCCTACTGGTGATTCTGATTGTTACTATACAATG AATGATATCTACATGCGGCTTATATACACTTTTGTGTGCTGGTTTCTTTTGGCATTGTACTTTGACAATGTAATACCTAGCAACAATGGTACAAAGAAATCACTGCTCTACTTTCTGAACCCGAGATACTGGGTAGGAATAGAAGGGAACAGGACTTCAG GAGGTATATGTGACTGCTTTCATTCGGAGTCTGCGCTTGACAATATTACTCCAGGTGATGTGGATGTTCTTGAGGAAGAAAATGACGTGAAACAGAGCATGAGATCAGATGAAATTGATCCTAACATTGCTGTTCAGATCCGCGGTCTAGTGAAGACTTATCCCGGAAAACTGAACTTTGGTTGCTGCTGCAAATGCTATAAGACTGATCCTTTCCATGCCATCAAG GGTTTATATATAAATTTGCCTCAGGATGAACTCTTTTGTCTTCTGGGACCAAATGGAGCAGGAAAAACTACTGCAATCAATTGTTTGACAGGCATAACCTCAGTCACAGCAGGAGACG CAATAATTTACAGAAACTCCATAAGAAGCTCTGTTGGAATGTCAAATATTCGGAAACTTATAGGAGTTTGTCCCCAG TTTGACGTTCTTTGGAATGAATTGACGGGTGAAGAGAATCTGCAGCTGTTTGCTAGAATAAAAGGACTACAGCCTGCATCAATTACAGAG GCTGTAAAGCATTCGCTGGAGGGAGCGAGACTAACAAATTCTGCCAAAGTGAGAGCTGGTAGTTACAGTGGAGGAATGAGGCGCCGCCTCAGTGTTGCATCTGCTCTCCTTGGCGACCCTAAATTAGTAATTTTGGATGAACCG ACAACAGGTATGGATCCAATAAGCAGGAGGCACGTATGGGACATAATAGAAAATGCAAAGAGGGGAAGGGTTGTTATTCTAACAACACACTCAATGGAGGAAGCTGATATTCTAGGGGATCGCTTAGGTATCATGGCCAAGGGAAGGCTCCGCTGTATTGGGACCTCAATCAGACTGAAAACACGGTTTGGGACTGGTTTTAGTGCTAACCTGAGCTTAAAAAATGACAACTCTGCAGAAAATTCAGCTCATAAGGAGACAGTGAAGGAGTTCTTCAGACAT AACTTGGGAGTTTCCCCGAAGGAGGAGAACAATGCATACCTTACATTTGAAATTCCCCGTCAGAAAGAGCCCCTTCTGAAG GAAACTCTCGGAGAACTTCAAGATAAACAGCAAGAATTTGGTGTAGCAGACATCCAACTTGGCTTAACAACTCTGGAAGAAGTTTTTCTGAACATTGCAAGGCAGGCAGAGTTAGAAAGTGCTGCAGCTGAGGGACGAACAAAGACTCTTACTCTATCATCTGGGACACTTGTTCAG GTACCTGTGGGAGCTAGGTATGTGGCGATTCCAGGATCCGAGACTGCAGAGAATCCTCGAGGCATTATGGTCGAAGTACATTGGGAACAGAACGACTCAGGTGCACTCTGCATTTCAGGACATTCAACCGAGAGGCCAGTTCCTCCAAATGTACAACCAAGTCTCCCTGTGGCTCATCCGAGGTCTTTGGGGAAACCAGAAGGAACAGTGGGAAGGGTGATTGATCCTAGTCAATTATCCGACACTAGCTTCCATTCATAG
- the LOC110799149 gene encoding ABC transporter A family member 2 isoform X2 encodes MGTLNRGVPLMIQQGNALVKKNLWLAMRSKYSSLLQLFAPFIFLLFLFAVDKSRRHPSTSPELRNPPVINTPSSIPPCETKFHIRRPCFDFVWSGNTSLKAHDIVSRIMANNPGRTIPPYKVRSFGTPDEVDAWLYNDPLRCPVALHFVEKTGSVMGYGIQTNYTTTSIRGKSENPTLQFQIPLQIAAERELARSVLADQSFSWTVRLKELPHHAETLGYNSSGLEFLAPLFLFTIAMFPFVFQVTSIVLEKEMKLRQAMNIMGLYDSAYWVSWLVWEIFVILILSLCTLLSGMILQFSFFLHNSFAIMFLLFFLFQLNMTSFAFMLSAFLSKSSSAFRAGFWIFLIGIILQITAIVSGASKKSRMLYFLPPCLLSHALQMLVTATGSDNSPGISWSNRAKCPTGDSDCYYTMNDIYMRLIYTFVCWFLLALYFDNVIPSNNGTKKSLLYFLNPRYWVGIEGNRTSGGICDCFHSESALDNITPGDVDVLEEENDVKQSMRSDEIDPNIAVQIRGLVKTYPGKLNFGCCCKCYKTDPFHAIKGLYINLPQDELFCLLGPNGAGKTTAINCLTGITSVTAGDAIIYRNSIRSSVGMSNIRKLIGVCPQFDVLWNELTGEENLQLFARIKGLQPASITETTGMDPISRRHVWDIIENAKRGRVVILTTHSMEEADILGDRLGIMAKGRLRCIGTSIRLKTRFGTGFSANLSLKNDNSAENSAHKETVKEFFRHNLGVSPKEENNAYLTFEIPRQKEPLLKETLGELQDKQQEFGVADIQLGLTTLEEVFLNIARQAELESAAAEGRTKTLTLSSGTLVQVPVGARYVAIPGSETAENPRGIMVEVHWEQNDSGALCISGHSTERPVPPNVQPSLPVAHPRSLGKPEGTVGRVIDPSQLSDTSFHS; translated from the exons ATGGGAACACTTAACAGAGGAGTACCATTGATGATCCAACAAGGGAATGCTCTTGTGAAGAAGAACCTATGGTTAGCAATGAGGAGCAAGTACTCCTCATTGCTTCAATTGTTTGCACCTTTCATCTTTCTCCTTTTCCTTTTCGCCGTCGACAAGTCTCGCCGTCATCCTTCTACTTCGCCGGAGTTGAGGAATCCTCCGGTGATCAATACGCCGTCGTCGATTCCACCCTGTGAGACCAAGTTTCACATTCGGCGGCCGTGTTTTGACTTTGTTTGGAGTGGTAACACTAGCCTTAAGGCACACGACATTGTGTCACGTATCATGGCTAATAATCCTGGTCGTACCATTCCTCCCTACAAG GTTAGATCATTTGGAACACCAGATGAAGTTGATGCCTGGCTTTATAACGACCCTTTACGTTGCCCAGTAGCTCTGCATTTTGTTGAGAAAACTGGTAGTGTAATGGGATATGGTATTCAAACTAATTATACAACTACATCAATTAGAGGCAAGTCTGAAAATCCCACATTACAGTTTCAAATCCCTCTTCAAATTGCTGCTGAACGCGAACTTGCTAGATCAGTTTTGGCAG ATCAAAGTTTTAGCTGGACTGTGAGATTGAAGGAACTGCCGCACCATGCAGAAACTCTAGGATACAACTCGTCTGGCTTAGAATTCCTTGCACCGTTGTTTTTGTTCACCATTGCCATGTTTCCTTTTGTGTTTCAAGTTACTTCTATTGTCCTGGAGAAAGAAATGAAACTACGGCAg GCAATGAACATAATGGGGCTCTATGATTCTGCGTATTGGGTCTCGTGGCTTGTTTGGGAGATCTTTGTCATTCTCATTTTATCACTTTGTACTCTCCTATCTGGGATGATATTACAGTTCAGTTTTTTCTTGCACAACAGTTTTGCAATAATGTTCCTTCTTTTCTTCCTGTTCCAATTGAATATG ACCAGTTTCGCCTTTATGCTATCTGCTTTTCTGAGCAAGTCATCTTCTGCATTCAGAGCAGGATTCTGGATTTTTCTCATTGGAATAATATTACAG ATTACTGCTATAGTATCTGGTGCCTCCAAGAAATCAAGGATGCTATACTTTCTCCCACCATGTTTACTATCGCATGCACTCCAGATGCTTGTCACCGCAACTGGATCAGATAACAGTCCCGGGATTAGCTGGAGTAATCGAGCAAAGTGTCCTACTGGTGATTCTGATTGTTACTATACAATG AATGATATCTACATGCGGCTTATATACACTTTTGTGTGCTGGTTTCTTTTGGCATTGTACTTTGACAATGTAATACCTAGCAACAATGGTACAAAGAAATCACTGCTCTACTTTCTGAACCCGAGATACTGGGTAGGAATAGAAGGGAACAGGACTTCAG GAGGTATATGTGACTGCTTTCATTCGGAGTCTGCGCTTGACAATATTACTCCAGGTGATGTGGATGTTCTTGAGGAAGAAAATGACGTGAAACAGAGCATGAGATCAGATGAAATTGATCCTAACATTGCTGTTCAGATCCGCGGTCTAGTGAAGACTTATCCCGGAAAACTGAACTTTGGTTGCTGCTGCAAATGCTATAAGACTGATCCTTTCCATGCCATCAAG GGTTTATATATAAATTTGCCTCAGGATGAACTCTTTTGTCTTCTGGGACCAAATGGAGCAGGAAAAACTACTGCAATCAATTGTTTGACAGGCATAACCTCAGTCACAGCAGGAGACG CAATAATTTACAGAAACTCCATAAGAAGCTCTGTTGGAATGTCAAATATTCGGAAACTTATAGGAGTTTGTCCCCAG TTTGACGTTCTTTGGAATGAATTGACGGGTGAAGAGAATCTGCAGCTGTTTGCTAGAATAAAAGGACTACAGCCTGCATCAATTACAGAG ACAACAGGTATGGATCCAATAAGCAGGAGGCACGTATGGGACATAATAGAAAATGCAAAGAGGGGAAGGGTTGTTATTCTAACAACACACTCAATGGAGGAAGCTGATATTCTAGGGGATCGCTTAGGTATCATGGCCAAGGGAAGGCTCCGCTGTATTGGGACCTCAATCAGACTGAAAACACGGTTTGGGACTGGTTTTAGTGCTAACCTGAGCTTAAAAAATGACAACTCTGCAGAAAATTCAGCTCATAAGGAGACAGTGAAGGAGTTCTTCAGACAT AACTTGGGAGTTTCCCCGAAGGAGGAGAACAATGCATACCTTACATTTGAAATTCCCCGTCAGAAAGAGCCCCTTCTGAAG GAAACTCTCGGAGAACTTCAAGATAAACAGCAAGAATTTGGTGTAGCAGACATCCAACTTGGCTTAACAACTCTGGAAGAAGTTTTTCTGAACATTGCAAGGCAGGCAGAGTTAGAAAGTGCTGCAGCTGAGGGACGAACAAAGACTCTTACTCTATCATCTGGGACACTTGTTCAG GTACCTGTGGGAGCTAGGTATGTGGCGATTCCAGGATCCGAGACTGCAGAGAATCCTCGAGGCATTATGGTCGAAGTACATTGGGAACAGAACGACTCAGGTGCACTCTGCATTTCAGGACATTCAACCGAGAGGCCAGTTCCTCCAAATGTACAACCAAGTCTCCCTGTGGCTCATCCGAGGTCTTTGGGGAAACCAGAAGGAACAGTGGGAAGGGTGATTGATCCTAGTCAATTATCCGACACTAGCTTCCATTCATAG
- the LOC110798604 gene encoding ABC transporter A family member 7, whose product MVNANPGKASYLAQSNALLRKNLTYQKRNKCQNCCLFVFPVLILVLLVVLQHYVDQEQRKEKPRLPPVPHPPEMLPALQIPVPEGLAVRSNHLPFQDLPDPSCRNNSSCPATFLFTASNNSFAKGVVDGMFSTATSVNSSDQLDLLVLGTDSPDYLSDDNFHLYYLQNNCNKRSSISLTINRKSIELKCMEGLTLWRNSMSDINDDIFKAEEEMSEFAGAFDLLNSDSSSFNVIVWYKTVYNFLSDSASEIPVRFLNMVSNAYLQLLRGKGSQIPVEFIKDMPTHNYLNQPNFVTLMSTLLFIWIIIWLFPVMLQALVYEKQHKLRIMMKMHGLGDRAYWTISYGYFAIVSSIYMLCFVAFGSLLGLSFFTSNDYTIQFVFYFVYANLQVSVTFLAAGLFSNVKTASVVGYLLVFVTGLLGNFLFQSLLEEPSFPRIWVIILELFPGFSSFRGLYELQQYAFEGSMVGDRGMEWKDLNNPENGMREVMIIMLIEWMLTVILAYYIDRLSSSSGSCWKKLSSSSRQPKLQSNEPQVSLETESTDVVQERETVKRSILESAGSHAIICDNIRKVYPARDGNPPHTAVKGLYLALPQAGCFGMLGPNGAGKTSFISMMIGLTKPTSGTAFINGLDIRTHMDEVYSMIGVCPQHDLLWETLTGREHLMFYGRLKNLKGAALKQAVEESLKTVNLYYGGVADKQTGKYSGGMKRRLSVAISLIGDPKVVFMDEPSTGLDPASRNNLWNVVKHAKQDRAIVLTTHSMEEAESLCDRLGIFVDGSLQCIADAKELKARYGGMMVFTMTTTVDNNAEVEEMVKLISPNANKIYHLAGTQKFELPKNEVRIADIFEAVEVAKRRFPVHAWGLADTTLEEVFIKVAKAASSA is encoded by the exons ATGGTAAATGCAAACCCAGGAAAAGCGAGTTACTTGGCTCAATCTAATGCACTGCTAAGGAAGAACTTGACTTATCAG AAAAGGAACAAATGCCAGAATTGCTGTCTGTTTGTTTTCCCAGTGCTGATACTAGTGTTACTAGTGGTGCTACAACACTATGTAGACCAAGAACAGAGAAAAGAAAAACCACGGCTGCCACCAGTTCCTCATCCTCCGGAAATGTTACCGGCGTTACAAATTCCGGTGCCGGAAGGTTTGGCCGTGAGATCCAATCATCTTCCATTCCAAGACTTACCAGACCCTTCCTGCAGGAATAACTCTTCCTGTCCTGCTACTTTTCTTTTCACTGCCTCCAACAACTCTTTTGCCAAAG GTGTGGTTGATGGCATGTTTTCAACTGCCACTTCAGTGAATTCGTCAGACCAGCTCGATCTCCTTGTCTTG GGAACCGATTCTCCTGATTATCTTTCTGATGACAACTTTCATCTCTATTACCTCCAAAACAACTGCAACAAGAGATCATCAATTTCTTTAACCATCAACAGAAAAAGCATTG AGTTAAAATGCATGGAAGGGCTGACATTGTGGAGGAATAGCATGTCTGACATCAATGATGACATATTTAAGGCCGAGGAGGAGATGAGTGAGTTTGCTGGAG CTTTTGATCTTCTGAACTCCGACAGCAGCAGTTTCAATGTGATTGTATGGTACAAAACTGTTTACAACTTTTTATCTGATTCTGCATCTGAAATCCCTGTGCGGTTCCTGAACATG GTATCCAATGCTTATCTTCAACTGTTACGAGGGAAAGGTTCACAGATACCAGTAGAGTTTATCAAAGATATGCCAACACATAACTACTTGAACCAACCCAACTTTGTGACATTGATGAGTACACTCTTGTTCATATGGATTATCATCTGGTTATTCCCT GTGATGTTGCAAGCTCTGGTTTATGAAAAGCAACATAAACTCCGGATCATGATGAAAATGCATGGACTCGGTGATAGAGCTTATTGGACTATCTCATATGGCTATTTTGCCATTGTCTCTTCAATCTATATGCTATGTTTTGTAGCTTTTGGTTCTCTTTTAG GACTAAGTTTCTTTACATCCAATGACTACACCATCCAGTttgtgttttattttgtttatgcAAACTTGCAAGTTTCTGTGACCTTTCTAGCGGCAGGGCTATTCTCCAATGTCAAGACAGCTTCAG TTGTGGGATATCTGCTTGTATTTGTTACTGGTTTGTTGGGGAACTTTCTTTTCCAGAGCTTGCTTGAAGAACCCTCATTCCCAA GAATATGGGTGATTATTCTTGAGTTGTTTCCTGGATTTTCATCATTCCGTGGGCTATACGAGCTACAACAATATGCTTTCGAAGGAAGTATGGTAGGCGATAGAGGCATGGAGTGGAAAGACTTGAATAACCCTGAAAATGGAATGAGAGAGGTCATGATTATCATGTTAATAGAGTGGATGCTCACTGTAATTTTAGCGTATTATATTGACCGACTGTCTTCATCATCTGGAAGTTGTTGGAAGAAGCTTTCATCGTCTTCAAGGCAACCTAAACTTCAGAGTAACGAACCTCAAGTTTCTTTAGAGACTGAAAGTACTGATGTAGTCCAAGAG AGAGAAACAGTGAAAAGATCAATACTCGAATCAGCTGGAAGTCATGCTATTATCTGTGACAACATCAGGAAAGTGTATCCAGCAAGAGACGGTAACCCTCCACATACTGCAGTCAAAGGGTTGTATCTTGCTTTGCCTCAAGCTGGTTGTTTTGGGATGCTTGGTCCAAATGGTGCAGGAAAAACCTCGTTTATTAGCATG ATGATTGGCCTTACGAAGCCAACCTCTGGCACGGCATTCATAAATGGTTTAGACATAAGAACACACATGGATGAAGTCTACTCTATGATCGGTGTTTGTCCTCAGCATGA CCTTCTTTGGGAAACTCTAACAGGACGGGAACATCTAATGTTCTATGGTAGACTAAAGAACCTTAAGGGTGCTGCCTTGAAACAG GCAGTGGAGGAATCTCTGAAAACTGTCAACTTATATTACGGAGGTGTTGCTGACAAACAAACTGGGAAGTACAGTGGTGGCATGAAGAGGAGACTAAGTGTTGCCATTTCCCTAATTGGAGATCCCAAG GTTGTATTCATGGATGAACCTAGCACTGGACTAGATCCGGCTTCCAGGAACAATCTGTGGAATGTTGTGAAGCATGCAAAGCAAGATCGAGCCATTGTTCTCACCA CACACTCTATGGAAGAAGCTGAGTCTCTTTGTGACCGGTTAGGTATTTTTGTCGATGGCAGCTTACAGTGTATAGCAGACGCTAAAGAG CTGAAGGCTCGATATGGGGGGATGATGGTGTTCACCATGACAACCACAGTAGACAACAACGCAGAAGTGGAGGAAATGGTGAAGTTGATATCCCCAAATGCCAACAAGATATATCACCTTGCAGGCACTCAAAAGTTTGAGCTCCCGAAAAATGAGGTGAGGATCGCAGATATATTCGAGGCTGTGGAGGTAGCGAAGAGGAGGTTTCCGGTTCACGCGTGGGGGTTAGCAGACACCACTTTAGAAGAAGTCTTCATCAAGGTTGCTAAGGCTGCTTCTTCTGCTTAA
- the LOC110798612 gene encoding transcription factor PRE3, whose translation MSSRRSRSSRQSGGSRITDDQIQDLVSKLQQLLPELHNARRPDKVSASRVLQETCNYIKSLHREVDDLSERLTQLLETTDTNQAALIRSLLMQ comes from the exons ATGTCTAGCAGACGGTCGAGGTCGTCTAGGCAAAGTGGAGGTTCCAGAATTACAGATGATCAAATTCAAGATCTTGTCTCTAAGTTACAACAacttcttcctgagctccataATGCTCGACGCCCCGATAAG GTTTCGGCATCTCGAGTGTTGCAAGAGACTTGCAACTACATAAAAAGCTTGCATAGAGAAGTAGATGACTTGAGTGAAAGATTGACTCAGTTATTAGAAACAACAGATACCAATCAAGCAGCACTAATTAGAAGTTTACTAATGCAATAA